One segment of Streptomyces sp. YIM 121038 DNA contains the following:
- a CDS encoding ATP-binding protein, with protein sequence MTSESGLQLRRRLGRSDLRAVSEARAALRDLLRRWGRSGSSDVAELLTSELVTNALVHTDRDAVLTATVGPRRLRVEVRDFVGRRPRMRTPAAGDATHGRGLMLVQSLADAWGVRAHGVGKAVWFELDADGL encoded by the coding sequence GTGACGAGTGAGAGCGGGCTCCAGCTGCGGCGCAGACTGGGGCGTTCCGACCTCAGGGCGGTGTCCGAGGCGCGGGCGGCGCTGCGGGACCTGCTGCGGCGCTGGGGGCGCTCCGGCTCGTCCGACGTGGCCGAGCTCCTCACCAGCGAGCTGGTCACGAACGCCCTGGTGCACACCGACCGGGACGCGGTCCTGACGGCGACGGTGGGGCCGCGGCGGCTGCGGGTCGAGGTCCGGGACTTCGTGGGACGGCGGCCGCGGATGCGGACGCCCGCGGCGGGCGACGCCACGCACGGGCGCGGCCTGATGCTCGTCCAGTCCCTCGCGGACGCGTGGGGCGTGCGGGCGCACGGGGTGGGCAAGGCGGTGTGGTTCGAACTGGACGCGGACGGCCTCTAG
- a CDS encoding SDR family oxidoreductase, with translation MVHSQFTTHAELFDLRGKRALVTGGTRGIGMMITRGLLQAGARVVISSRDAEACAQAQEQLSPFGEVRAVPADLSRHDECRRLSDLVTADSEHLDILVNNAGTLWDEPLATFPDAAWDTVVDLNLKAPFWLVQALLPALRRAGTADDPARIVNIGSIAAIHIPQRPNYSYSSSKAALHQLTRVLAKELGPQHVTVNAVAPGPFPSTMMAATLDEFGEAIAASAPLRRIGRDDDMAGVAVFLASRAGAYLTGAVIPVDGGIATTA, from the coding sequence CTGCGTGGAAAGCGCGCGCTCGTCACCGGTGGCACCCGAGGCATCGGAATGATGATCACGCGTGGCCTCCTCCAGGCGGGCGCCCGCGTGGTCATCAGCTCACGCGACGCGGAAGCGTGCGCTCAGGCGCAGGAACAACTGTCCCCGTTCGGTGAGGTGCGGGCCGTCCCCGCCGACCTGTCCCGCCACGACGAGTGCCGGCGACTGTCCGACCTCGTCACCGCCGACTCGGAGCATCTCGACATCCTCGTCAACAACGCGGGCACCCTGTGGGACGAGCCGCTGGCGACGTTCCCGGACGCGGCCTGGGACACGGTCGTCGACCTCAACCTGAAGGCGCCGTTCTGGCTGGTCCAGGCGCTGTTGCCCGCACTCCGCAGGGCGGGCACCGCCGACGATCCCGCGCGGATCGTCAACATCGGCAGCATCGCCGCCATCCACATCCCCCAGCGGCCCAACTACTCGTACTCCAGCAGCAAGGCCGCACTGCACCAGCTCACCAGAGTGCTCGCCAAGGAACTAGGACCGCAGCACGTCACCGTGAACGCTGTGGCGCCGGGACCGTTCCCGTCGACGATGATGGCCGCAACCCTCGATGAGTTCGGCGAGGCGATCGCGGCGTCGGCCCCACTGCGCCGGATCGGCCGCGACGACGACATGGCGGGTGTCGCCGTGTTCCTCGCCAGCCGGGCAGGCGCATACCTGACAGGCGCAGTGATCCCCGTCGACGGCGGCATCGCCACAACCGCCTAG
- a CDS encoding GntR family transcriptional regulator — MERAGARATGASARCAVARVPGQAGTGSGDRGAPGEPPERGGVRRSSVRGQVLDALRAALVDGDLAPGEVYSAPALGERFGVSATPVREAMQQLALEGAVEVVPNRGFRVLRRGARELGELAEVRALIEVPVMLRLARSVPAGRWEALRPLAEATVVAAAAGDRARYADADRAFHRALLGLSGNGQLVQVADDLHRRSQWPLVTGPVHPRRADLVADAAEHTTLLDALIAGDLPVVHTLVTEHFAGS, encoded by the coding sequence GTGGAGCGGGCCGGAGCGCGTGCGACGGGGGCCTCCGCCCGCTGCGCCGTCGCGAGGGTCCCGGGGCAGGCCGGGACGGGCAGCGGGGACCGGGGCGCGCCGGGGGAGCCGCCGGAGCGCGGCGGCGTGCGGCGCAGCTCCGTGCGCGGGCAGGTCCTCGACGCCCTGCGGGCCGCGCTCGTCGACGGCGACCTCGCGCCCGGCGAGGTGTACTCGGCGCCCGCCCTCGGGGAGCGCTTCGGCGTGTCCGCGACGCCCGTGCGCGAGGCCATGCAGCAGCTCGCCCTCGAAGGCGCGGTCGAGGTCGTGCCGAACCGGGGGTTCCGGGTCCTGCGGCGCGGGGCGCGGGAGCTCGGGGAGCTGGCCGAGGTGCGGGCCCTGATAGAGGTGCCGGTGATGCTGCGGCTCGCCCGCAGCGTGCCCGCCGGACGGTGGGAGGCGCTGCGGCCGCTCGCGGAGGCGACGGTGGTGGCCGCGGCGGCCGGCGACCGGGCCCGCTACGCGGACGCGGACCGGGCCTTCCACCGGGCCCTGCTCGGGCTCTCCGGCAACGGACAGCTCGTCCAGGTCGCCGACGACCTGCACCGGCGCTCCCAGTGGCCCCTCGTCACCGGCCCCGTCCACCCTCGCCGCGCCGACCTCGTCGCGGACGCGGCCGAGCACACGACCCTCCTGGACGCCCTGATCGCGGGCGACCTGCCGGTGGTGCACACGTTGGTGACGGAACACTTCGCGGGCAGCTGA
- a CDS encoding PucR family transcriptional regulator ligand-binding domain-containing protein — MRLRALLDTDALGLRLLGGEDELDRTVRGVMTTDLRDPSRYLGGGELVLTGLAWRRDAADTEPFVRILATAGVAALAAGEAELGDIPDDLVEACARHRLPLFAVNESVAFATITEHVVRQVSGERAGDLAAVVDRHRRLMTSGPAGGGPDVVLDLLGSDLDLRAWVLSPAGRAIAGAAAGAPGLSARIRARLAGEHLAAARTGRRGPHRVGVDGVTYSLFPIRSSGRGSAGASRDVRETVLSDWLLAVEADAGDWPEERLDLLQGVTQLIAVERDRRDAARTVRRRLAQEVLELVQTGAAPAEIAARLRVAAPVLLPGLGAAPHWQVVVARVEWDEVQGGPAADAGGRRAGEPSGSSIDGGRRAGIESGPVAQALLEEILVDPATAGPDPSDRIAVAHTGDEAIALVPLPAMSPEAEGGDAGLLADALLAAVREPLTAGLADDGRLTLGVSAAVHSAEGLRGALEEARHARRVAAARPGRVCAAGHQELASHVLLLPFVPDDVRRAFTARLLDPLREYDRRHRAELIPTLEAFLDCDGSWTRCATRLHLHVNTLRYRVGRIEQLTGRDLARLEDKLDFFLALRMS, encoded by the coding sequence ATGCGGCTGCGCGCACTCCTTGACACCGACGCCCTTGGCCTCAGGCTGCTCGGCGGCGAGGACGAGCTCGACCGCACCGTCCGGGGCGTGATGACCACGGACCTGCGCGACCCCAGCCGCTACCTGGGCGGCGGCGAGCTGGTGCTCACCGGCCTCGCCTGGCGCCGGGACGCCGCCGACACGGAGCCGTTCGTACGGATCCTCGCGACCGCCGGGGTGGCGGCGCTCGCGGCGGGCGAGGCCGAGCTGGGCGACATCCCCGACGACCTCGTCGAGGCCTGCGCCCGCCACCGGCTCCCGCTCTTCGCCGTCAACGAGTCGGTGGCGTTCGCAACGATCACCGAGCACGTCGTGCGCCAGGTCTCGGGCGAGCGCGCCGGGGACCTCGCGGCCGTCGTGGACCGGCACCGGCGCCTGATGACGTCGGGCCCCGCGGGCGGCGGCCCGGACGTGGTGCTCGACCTGCTCGGCTCCGACCTGGACCTGCGCGCCTGGGTCCTGTCCCCCGCCGGACGCGCCATCGCCGGGGCGGCCGCGGGCGCGCCCGGCCTCTCGGCCCGGATCCGCGCGCGGCTCGCCGGAGAGCACCTGGCCGCCGCCCGCACCGGGCGGCGCGGACCGCACCGGGTGGGCGTGGACGGGGTCACGTACTCGCTGTTCCCCATCCGCTCCAGCGGCCGGGGCAGCGCGGGCGCCTCCCGGGACGTCCGCGAGACCGTCCTGTCCGACTGGCTGCTCGCCGTCGAGGCCGACGCGGGCGACTGGCCCGAGGAGCGGCTCGACCTGCTCCAGGGCGTCACCCAGCTGATCGCCGTCGAGCGGGACCGCAGGGACGCGGCCCGCACCGTGCGCCGCCGCCTGGCGCAGGAGGTCCTCGAACTGGTCCAGACGGGTGCCGCGCCCGCCGAGATCGCCGCCCGTCTGCGGGTCGCGGCGCCGGTGCTCCTTCCCGGACTCGGCGCGGCCCCGCACTGGCAGGTCGTGGTGGCCCGCGTGGAGTGGGACGAGGTCCAGGGCGGGCCCGCGGCCGACGCCGGCGGGCGCCGGGCGGGCGAGCCCTCGGGGTCCTCGATCGACGGCGGGCGCCGCGCGGGCATCGAGAGCGGCCCGGTCGCCCAGGCGCTCCTGGAGGAGATCCTCGTCGACCCGGCGACCGCGGGCCCCGACCCCTCCGACCGGATCGCCGTCGCGCACACCGGTGACGAGGCCATCGCGCTCGTGCCGCTGCCCGCGATGTCCCCGGAGGCCGAGGGCGGCGACGCGGGCCTGCTCGCCGACGCGCTCCTCGCCGCCGTGCGCGAGCCCCTGACGGCGGGCCTCGCCGACGACGGCCGCCTCACCCTCGGCGTCAGCGCGGCCGTGCACTCCGCGGAGGGCCTGCGCGGCGCCCTGGAGGAGGCCCGGCACGCCCGCCGGGTCGCGGCCGCCCGCCCCGGCCGGGTCTGCGCCGCGGGCCACCAGGAGCTGGCCTCCCACGTGCTGCTGCTGCCGTTCGTGCCCGACGACGTGCGCCGCGCGTTCACGGCCCGCCTCCTCGATCCGCTGCGGGAGTACGACCGCCGCCACCGCGCGGAGCTCATCCCCACCCTGGAGGCGTTCCTCGACTGCGACGGCTCCTGGACGCGCTGCGCGACCCGGCTGCACCTGCACGTCAACACACTGCGCTACCGCGTGGGCCGAATCGAGCAGTTGACGGGCCGTGACCTCGCGCGCCTGGAGGACAAGCTGGATTTCTTCTTGGCATTGCGGATGAGCTGA
- a CDS encoding DUF2637 domain-containing protein: MRLTDISLDWLLPGGVLLLGMAVAVAVLARGKKAQTKAAAADDSWERNEERRRRKEALYGTASYVLLFCCAAVAAALSFHGLVGFGRQNLNLSGGWEYLVPFGLDGAAMFCSVLAVREASHGDAALGSRLLVWTFAGAAAWFNWVHAPRGLGHAGAPQFFAGMSLSAAVLFDRALKQTRRAALREQGLVPRPLPQIRIVRWLRAPRETFGAWSLMLLEGVRTLDEAVEEVREDRREKEQARTRRRDQEKLERAQLKAISRGRGYHGRGGRQVDVPAVTQSVGSAQVGADPAIAAPPQQEQLPVRSRPSLQAVKGGPETVTVDLTAEDDTQTIPRLDSLERKLKDLEQQFG; encoded by the coding sequence ATGAGACTGACCGACATATCGCTGGACTGGCTGCTGCCCGGCGGCGTCCTGCTCTTGGGCATGGCGGTGGCGGTGGCGGTGCTCGCACGGGGCAAGAAAGCCCAGACGAAGGCGGCCGCCGCCGACGACTCGTGGGAACGCAACGAGGAGCGCCGCAGGCGCAAGGAAGCCCTCTACGGCACCGCCTCCTACGTCCTCCTCTTCTGCTGCGCGGCCGTCGCCGCGGCCCTCTCCTTCCACGGCCTGGTCGGCTTCGGCCGGCAGAACCTGAACCTGTCGGGCGGCTGGGAGTACCTGGTGCCGTTCGGGCTCGACGGGGCCGCGATGTTCTGCTCCGTGCTCGCGGTGCGCGAGGCCAGCCACGGCGACGCGGCGCTCGGCTCCCGGCTCCTGGTGTGGACGTTCGCGGGGGCCGCCGCCTGGTTCAACTGGGTGCACGCGCCACGCGGCCTCGGCCACGCGGGCGCGCCCCAGTTCTTCGCCGGGATGTCCCTGTCCGCGGCCGTCCTCTTCGACCGGGCCCTCAAGCAGACCCGCCGCGCCGCCCTGCGCGAGCAGGGCCTCGTGCCGCGACCGCTGCCGCAGATCCGGATCGTACGGTGGCTGCGGGCGCCCCGGGAGACGTTCGGCGCGTGGTCGCTGATGCTCCTGGAGGGCGTGCGCACGCTCGACGAGGCGGTCGAGGAGGTGCGCGAGGACCGGCGCGAGAAGGAGCAGGCCCGCACGCGCCGCCGCGACCAGGAGAAGCTGGAGCGGGCGCAACTGAAGGCCATCAGCCGGGGCCGTGGCTACCACGGGCGCGGAGGCCGGCAGGTCGACGTCCCGGCCGTGACGCAGTCGGTGGGGTCCGCGCAGGTCGGCGCGGACCCTGCCATAGCGGCTCCGCCGCAGCAGGAGCAGTTGCCCGTACGGTCGCGTCCCTCCCTCCAGGCCGTCAAGGGCGGTCCTGAGACCGTGACGGTCGACCTCACGGCCGAGGACGACACGCAGACGATTCCGCGCCTCGACTCGCTGGAGCGCAAGCTGAAGGATCTTGAGCAGCAGTTCGGCTGA
- a CDS encoding (2Fe-2S)-binding protein, translated as MSLPTLEPGARHSAPRHSSVTGAYARLTEVYPGLRIQELAEDEQAPRGDGWVPVERLAAAGPEFEEFLAWDDAQVLKDYGLRARPDVVASFALHRYAWPACLLITVPWFLQRRVPRYPVEHVSFQRALGTLAVRPTTFACLPDDPAAALPGATVVPDEEALRAEVRAAVAEHLGPLLDGFGPRMRRRGRALWAMATDEIVEGIWYVAHLLGEEGRATTELERLLPGATKPYVGTAAFRELTGPNGEKLPTRDRASCCMFYTLRPEETCVTCPRMCDTDRAAKLAAAAAA; from the coding sequence ATGTCCCTTCCCACCCTGGAGCCCGGCGCCCGGCACTCGGCGCCCCGCCACAGTTCCGTCACGGGCGCCTACGCCCGTCTCACCGAGGTGTACCCCGGGCTGCGGATCCAGGAGCTGGCCGAGGACGAACAGGCACCCCGGGGCGACGGCTGGGTCCCGGTCGAGCGGCTCGCCGCCGCCGGGCCGGAGTTCGAGGAGTTCCTCGCCTGGGACGACGCGCAGGTCCTCAAGGACTACGGCCTGCGCGCCCGGCCCGACGTCGTGGCCAGCTTCGCGCTGCACCGCTACGCCTGGCCCGCCTGTCTGCTGATCACCGTGCCGTGGTTCCTGCAGCGCCGCGTGCCGCGCTACCCCGTGGAGCACGTCTCCTTCCAGCGCGCGCTCGGCACGCTGGCCGTGCGCCCCACCACCTTCGCCTGCCTGCCCGACGACCCGGCGGCGGCGCTGCCCGGCGCCACCGTCGTACCGGACGAGGAGGCGCTGCGCGCCGAGGTGCGGGCCGCCGTGGCCGAGCACCTGGGGCCGCTGCTCGACGGCTTCGGGCCGCGCATGCGCCGCCGCGGGCGCGCGCTGTGGGCCATGGCGACGGACGAGATCGTCGAGGGCATCTGGTACGTCGCCCATCTCCTCGGCGAGGAGGGGCGCGCCACCACCGAGCTGGAGCGCCTGCTCCCCGGCGCCACCAAGCCGTACGTCGGCACGGCCGCGTTCCGCGAGCTGACCGGGCCGAACGGCGAGAAGCTGCCCACCCGCGACCGCGCGAGCTGCTGCATGTTCTACACGCTGCGGCCCGAGGAGACCTGCGTCACCTGCCCGCGCATGTGCGACACGGACCGCGCCGCCAAACTGGCCGCCGCGGCCGCCGCCTGA
- a CDS encoding glycoside hydrolase family 38 C-terminal domain-containing protein gives MHDDRRLVEERLERVVRQFVRPAQYADRVPLALSVWHPPGDGASPARAEPRAWGTVPVAEALAAAYEPFDTGTAWGRPWSTSWFRMEGQVPQAWRGRRVEVVVDPGFTGEGPGFQAEGLVHDASGVPLKGIHPRNRHVPVADPAEGGEPVHLLLEAAANPAVLHDFVPTRLGDVLTAGDRPMYRFAAADLAVLDEAVWHLLLDIEVLSELMGELDAARPRRHEILRALEDMLDALDLHDVRGTAAAARAELAEVLARPAHASSHRVSAAGHAHIDSAWLWPLRETVRKASRTFANVTALARDYPELVFACSQAQQYAWVKEHQPHIWERIKKAVAVGQWAPVGSMWVESDANMPGGEALARQIVHGKRFFQEEFGVDTEEIWLPDSFGYTAAFPQLARLAGVRWFLTQKLSWNQSNKMPHHTFWWEGIDGTRVFTHFPPVDTYNSQFLGSELAHAERNFAEKGRATRSLVPFGWGDGGGGPTREMLERARRLRSLEGSPRVEIERPSAFFAAAEEEYGERAPVWSGELYLELHRATYTTQAATKRGNRRSEHALREAELWCATAALKDPAYAYPYDALDRLWKTVLLHQFHDILPGSSIAWVHREARDTYARVLAELDALTADAVRHLGAGDVCVLNASPYARSEVVEHDGVLTQVHVGPLGTRSLAVAAGHERAPVAVTSATRTGAEIILTNEHLRVTIGADGLLASVRDLDHDREVLAPGSRGNLLQLHPDHPTRYDAWDLDEHYRHRHADLTDAESVELVEDGPLRASVRVVRAFGAGSRITQELRLAAGSRRLDVVTDVDWRESEKVLKAAFPLDVHAERSTAEIQFGHVHRPTHANTGWDAARFEICAHRWLRVGEDGYGVAVLNDSTYGHDVTRAEHADGLGTTVRLTLLRAPHSPDPDTDVGPHRFTYALLPGAEVGDAVAEGLALNLPVRVAEAGDVAPLVRVDHPGVTVESVKLAEDRSGDVVVRLYESRGGRARAVLTSAFPVARAEVTDLLERPLRSASTTGAGLSLSLRPFQILTLRLRPA, from the coding sequence GTGCACGACGACCGACGTCTGGTGGAGGAGCGCCTGGAACGCGTGGTGCGGCAGTTCGTCCGCCCCGCCCAGTACGCGGACCGCGTGCCGCTCGCGCTCTCCGTGTGGCACCCGCCCGGCGACGGGGCCTCCCCTGCTCGAGCGGAGCCGAGAGCTTGGGGAACCGTGCCCGTCGCCGAGGCGCTCGCGGCGGCGTACGAGCCCTTCGACACCGGTACCGCCTGGGGAAGGCCCTGGTCGACGAGTTGGTTCCGGATGGAGGGGCAGGTGCCGCAGGCGTGGCGCGGGCGGCGGGTGGAGGTGGTCGTCGATCCGGGGTTCACCGGCGAGGGGCCCGGGTTCCAGGCGGAGGGCCTGGTCCACGACGCCTCCGGGGTCCCGCTCAAGGGCATTCACCCGCGCAACCGGCACGTACCCGTCGCGGACCCCGCCGAGGGCGGCGAGCCGGTGCACCTGTTGCTTGAGGCGGCGGCCAACCCGGCGGTCCTGCACGACTTCGTGCCGACCCGGCTCGGCGACGTCCTGACCGCGGGCGATCGGCCGATGTACCGATTCGCCGCTGCCGACCTGGCCGTACTCGACGAGGCCGTCTGGCATCTGCTCCTGGACATCGAGGTCCTGTCGGAGCTGATGGGCGAGCTGGACGCGGCGCGCCCGCGGCGCCACGAGATCCTGCGCGCCCTGGAGGACATGCTCGACGCGCTCGACCTGCACGACGTGCGGGGGACCGCCGCGGCGGCGCGCGCGGAGCTGGCCGAGGTGCTCGCGCGGCCCGCGCACGCCAGCTCCCACCGCGTATCGGCCGCCGGGCACGCGCACATCGACTCGGCGTGGCTGTGGCCGCTGCGCGAGACGGTGCGCAAGGCGTCCCGGACGTTCGCCAACGTGACGGCGCTCGCGCGTGACTATCCGGAGTTGGTCTTCGCCTGTTCGCAGGCGCAGCAGTACGCGTGGGTGAAGGAGCACCAGCCGCACATCTGGGAGCGGATCAAGAAGGCGGTGGCGGTTGGCCAGTGGGCGCCCGTCGGCTCGATGTGGGTGGAGTCGGACGCGAACATGCCGGGCGGGGAGGCCCTGGCCCGGCAGATCGTGCACGGGAAGCGGTTCTTCCAGGAGGAGTTCGGGGTCGACACCGAGGAGATCTGGCTGCCGGACTCCTTCGGGTACACGGCCGCCTTCCCGCAGCTCGCGCGGCTCGCGGGCGTGCGCTGGTTCCTCACCCAGAAGCTGAGCTGGAACCAGTCCAACAAGATGCCCCACCACACGTTCTGGTGGGAGGGCATCGACGGCACCCGCGTCTTCACGCACTTCCCGCCCGTGGACACGTACAACTCCCAGTTCCTCGGCTCCGAACTGGCCCACGCCGAGCGGAACTTCGCCGAGAAGGGGCGGGCGACCCGCTCCCTGGTGCCGTTCGGCTGGGGCGACGGCGGGGGCGGGCCCACCCGCGAGATGCTGGAGCGGGCCCGCAGGCTGCGCTCCCTAGAGGGCTCGCCCCGGGTCGAGATCGAGCGGCCCTCGGCGTTCTTCGCGGCGGCCGAGGAGGAGTACGGCGAGCGGGCACCGGTGTGGTCCGGCGAGCTGTATCTGGAGCTGCACCGGGCGACGTACACGACGCAGGCGGCGACCAAGCGCGGCAACCGGCGCAGCGAACACGCCCTGAGGGAAGCCGAGTTGTGGTGCGCGACGGCCGCGCTCAAGGACCCCGCGTACGCCTATCCGTACGACGCCCTCGACCGGCTGTGGAAGACGGTCCTGCTGCACCAGTTCCACGACATCCTGCCGGGTTCGTCCATCGCGTGGGTGCACCGGGAGGCGCGGGACACCTACGCGCGCGTGCTCGCCGAGCTCGACGCCCTCACGGCCGACGCGGTACGCCACCTCGGCGCCGGTGACGTCTGCGTCCTGAACGCGTCGCCGTACGCGCGCAGCGAGGTCGTCGAGCACGACGGCGTGCTCACGCAGGTGCACGTGGGCCCGCTCGGCACCCGCAGCCTCGCCGTCGCCGCGGGCCACGAGCGTGCCCCGGTGGCGGTGACGTCGGCGACGCGGACCGGCGCCGAGATCATCCTGACGAACGAGCACCTGCGCGTCACCATCGGTGCCGACGGGCTGCTCGCCTCCGTGCGGGACCTGGACCACGACCGCGAGGTCCTCGCCCCCGGGTCCCGCGGCAACCTCCTCCAGCTGCACCCGGACCACCCCACCCGCTACGACGCCTGGGACCTGGACGAGCACTACCGTCACCGGCACGCCGACCTGACGGACGCCGAGTCCGTGGAGCTGGTCGAGGACGGGCCGCTGCGCGCCTCCGTGCGCGTCGTCCGCGCCTTCGGCGCGGGCTCGCGGATCACGCAGGAGCTGCGGCTCGCGGCGGGCAGCCGCCGCCTCGACGTGGTCACGGACGTGGACTGGCGCGAGTCGGAGAAGGTGCTCAAGGCCGCGTTCCCGCTGGACGTGCACGCCGAACGGTCCACGGCGGAGATCCAGTTCGGGCACGTGCACCGGCCGACGCACGCCAACACCGGCTGGGACGCGGCCCGGTTCGAGATCTGCGCGCACCGGTGGCTGCGGGTGGGCGAGGACGGGTACGGGGTCGCGGTCCTCAACGACTCGACGTACGGCCATGACGTGACGCGCGCCGAGCACGCCGACGGGCTCGGCACGACCGTGCGCCTCACGCTCCTTCGGGCGCCGCACAGCCCCGACCCGGACACGGACGTGGGGCCGCACCGGTTCACGTACGCGCTGCTCCCGGGGGCGGAGGTCGGGGACGCCGTGGCCGAGGGGCTCGCGCTGAACCTGCCGGTGCGGGTGGCGGAGGCGGGGGACGTGGCGCCGCTCGTGCGGGTCGACCATCCGGGGGTGACGGTGGAGTCGGTGAAGCTCGCGGAGGACCGGAGCGGGGACGTGGTGGTGCGGCTGTACGAGTCCCGGGGCGGGCGGGCTCGGGCGGTGCTGACCTCGGCGTTTCCTGTCGCCCGTGCGGAGGTCACGGATCTGCTCGAGCGGCCCCTGCGGTCCGCCTCCACCACCGGCGCGGGGCTCTCCCTCTCCTTGCGGCCCTTTCAGATTCTGACGCTCAGGCTCCGACCGGCGTAG